One window of Chryseobacterium sp. JJR-5R genomic DNA carries:
- a CDS encoding response regulator transcription factor, translating into MKKINVLIVEDSEEDSLLLSEILTANNYNVVTASGYEQALRCFYNQAVDILVLDIFIDGYPEGINLAQTINMNPETAKPFVFLTNSSDRRIFEKAKITKPFSYLLKPFNELEILYALEIAVEKFYTKDQESSTQQVPILAGDSVFIKKGKSLGKVLFEDIVYIEVEERYCNIVTTTEKFVIQISLTKIMPLLDSHKFVRTHRNYIANSNKILEIILSENTIIMEGNHVITLGNKYKDFLNTYTIL; encoded by the coding sequence ATGAAAAAGATAAATGTACTGATCGTTGAAGATTCTGAAGAAGACAGCCTTCTTCTCTCAGAGATTTTAACTGCCAATAATTATAATGTGGTTACTGCCTCCGGCTATGAGCAGGCGCTTCGGTGTTTTTACAATCAGGCTGTGGATATTCTGGTTTTGGATATTTTCATAGATGGTTATCCCGAAGGTATCAACCTTGCACAGACCATTAATATGAATCCCGAAACAGCGAAGCCTTTTGTCTTTCTTACCAACTCGTCTGACCGCCGGATTTTTGAAAAGGCCAAGATCACAAAACCATTCAGTTATCTGCTGAAACCCTTTAATGAACTTGAGATTTTATATGCCTTGGAAATAGCGGTGGAAAAGTTCTATACAAAAGATCAGGAAAGCAGTACACAGCAGGTTCCTATTCTGGCCGGCGACTCTGTATTTATTAAAAAAGGAAAAAGTCTCGGGAAGGTTTTATTTGAAGATATTGTGTACATAGAGGTAGAAGAAAGATACTGTAATATAGTTACAACAACTGAAAAATTTGTTATTCAGATTTCGCTGACCAAAATTATGCCTTTGTTGGATTCTCATAAATTCGTACGTACCCACCGGAACTACATTGCCAATTCCAATAAGATTCTTGAAATTATATTATCGGAAAATACGATTATTATGGAAGGGAATCATGTCATAACCCTCGGTAATAAATACAAGGACTTTCTAAATACCTATACGATACTGTAA
- a CDS encoding ATP-binding protein produces MVFVIAFFQTKAQNKIDFHIKKMAHEFSENTDFYKAAVFFLKKQNDSSLIYSTRQLERTNLNSDVKYLCHYFRGIAFMQKRMFKEAEIELKNIPVSFIGYSKTVGLLGDIALEQNNFHKAVKYYQKIINNDQFKKSGIDESRIIHNLGVCYLHLGEFKNARQFLLEGLKLHRQNKDTAMIIGSYMDIGGLYYEQYMDKEAIAYYNKAYLLSKNTKNYLIKKNAAFNMAVVEENRKNYITSLKYRKEYEIWNDSLNNQTAIWNTAQLEKQLVIKDKQNEVNILKAANKVKTFEKNRILYIAVLLFILLTGGTYLYIDKSKINKVILKQKLKLDESNTTKDMLFSVISHDLRSYINSVKRMHSAMLITAGARNFEQLNEQIRTSSSIVDSTHGLLNNLLHWALMQTGQLYFHREAISIFQIIQQVSYNYKVLMAEKNILFENTVSERTKVYADQESLKIILRNLLDNAIKYTESGGKVSIYETEIPDGRYTVTVEDTGVGMTSETIDEVLNSPDKTINQQDGRRSTGLGLQLCKLMTEKNSGSLDIKSEKYKGTQITFSLLKI; encoded by the coding sequence ATGGTTTTTGTTATTGCCTTTTTTCAGACAAAAGCGCAGAATAAAATTGATTTTCATATTAAAAAAATGGCCCATGAATTTTCAGAGAATACTGATTTTTACAAAGCAGCTGTTTTTTTCCTGAAGAAGCAAAATGATTCATCACTGATCTATTCTACAAGACAGCTCGAACGGACCAATTTAAATTCTGATGTAAAATATTTATGTCATTATTTCAGAGGTATAGCTTTTATGCAAAAAAGAATGTTTAAGGAAGCTGAAATTGAATTGAAGAATATTCCCGTTAGCTTTATAGGCTATTCCAAAACAGTGGGTTTACTTGGAGATATTGCTCTTGAGCAGAATAATTTCCATAAGGCAGTAAAATACTATCAGAAAATTATTAACAACGATCAGTTTAAGAAATCGGGAATAGACGAAAGCCGCATCATCCATAATTTAGGGGTATGTTACCTTCATTTAGGCGAATTTAAAAATGCCAGACAATTTCTTTTGGAGGGTTTGAAGCTGCACAGACAAAATAAAGACACAGCAATGATCATTGGATCTTATATGGATATTGGCGGACTTTATTATGAACAGTATATGGATAAAGAAGCCATTGCATATTACAATAAGGCATATCTGCTTTCAAAAAATACAAAAAATTATCTTATTAAGAAAAATGCAGCTTTTAACATGGCTGTTGTTGAGGAAAACAGAAAGAATTATATAACATCTCTAAAATACAGAAAAGAGTATGAAATATGGAATGATTCTCTGAATAACCAGACTGCAATATGGAATACTGCCCAGCTTGAGAAACAATTAGTTATAAAAGATAAACAAAATGAAGTTAACATATTAAAAGCGGCGAATAAAGTAAAGACATTTGAGAAAAACAGGATATTATACATCGCAGTCTTACTTTTTATCTTATTAACAGGGGGAACATATCTTTATATTGATAAGTCCAAAATAAATAAGGTGATTTTAAAGCAAAAATTAAAGCTGGATGAATCCAACACAACAAAAGATATGCTTTTCTCTGTGATCAGCCATGATCTGCGATCGTATATTAATTCAGTAAAGAGAATGCACTCGGCTATGTTGATCACCGCAGGAGCCCGGAATTTTGAACAGTTAAATGAACAGATAAGAACCAGTTCTTCCATAGTGGATTCAACCCACGGATTGCTGAATAATCTCCTGCACTGGGCACTCATGCAGACAGGCCAGTTGTATTTCCACAGAGAAGCCATCAGTATTTTTCAGATTATACAGCAGGTATCCTATAATTATAAAGTACTGATGGCCGAAAAAAATATTTTGTTTGAAAATACCGTATCCGAACGCACAAAAGTTTATGCAGATCAGGAATCTTTGAAGATAATTTTAAGGAATCTTCTGGACAATGCTATTAAATACACGGAATCAGGAGGAAAAGTAAGTATTTATGAAACCGAAATCCCTGACGGCAGGTATACCGTAACTGTTGAAGATACAGGTGTGGGAATGACCAGCGAAACAATAGATGAAGTTTTGAACAGTCCTGATAAGACAATCAACCAGCAGGATGGCAGAAGATCCACAGGGCTCGGCCTTCAGCTGTGTAAACTGATGACTGAGAAAAATTCAGGATCTCTGGATATAAAATCAGAAAAATATAAAGGAACACAGATTACATTTTCCTTGTTAAAGATATAA
- a CDS encoding DUF262 domain-containing protein, translating to MKTGEKLTLTDIFTTKDLSVQIPIIQRDYAQGRNNKKSIRNEFLTVLFNALQDEKIVDLDFVYGYLENAKFIPLDGQQRLTTLFLLHYYLAVKDEKFDSFKTIFQQENLSKFTYKTRHSSRSFFDNLTSNGEVILNDDIIISKLLKDQKWYFYEWENDPTVAGALTMLDAIEEKFKNSSGYFEKLVNNKLISFEFLNLDEYNLSDDLYIKMNARGKSLTSFENFKARFESIIENVDSDLRKEFVNSIDTTWCDLFWGLSKEHTPEKPAVDQLFLNYFSFITGLLFNKDEEIASNNEYDFNNFEIISLIYSSKENLKFLIDSLNLISASKDNVKEINLFFDNIFTNEADKNKVNIFEEETNLLTKLLFSFSSITHLDRFLLYSIIEFHLKFDYQKLTINNEIIELSRLVRNFVVDINQKGNDNSRDDVVPNIRFSNYPEIVGFIDKIISEKPFDQFDYNTSSSSYRKEFVHREIAKINYINLNPQFREAIQLLENHPNLKGNLSSFDLILQSNLDITNVANNFVELWKTVETNDILRCLLSYGDYSVHVGKCYFGALRYFGNKNKWERIFYANDKLPTILLDLFTDIESVKQKTVKTALQKLKKKDVDEEWRKLFINYPKMLISDTNIYSFRDEKYYKIDALDKYTLRGYHTNSFVNAVLHDSKLLSSNKIKNNGWEVDTNESVIQLKNSAYMTPVNDGWFISHSTKDIMNSLNGLSFKELDKKGILITPSKKENIIEVAIIFLNNYYK from the coding sequence ATGAAAACCGGAGAAAAACTTACGCTTACCGATATATTTACAACCAAAGATTTATCTGTTCAAATACCAATTATTCAAAGAGATTATGCACAAGGAAGAAACAATAAAAAAAGTATAAGAAATGAATTTTTAACTGTTTTATTTAACGCATTGCAAGACGAAAAAATAGTAGATTTAGATTTTGTATATGGATATTTAGAAAACGCTAAATTTATTCCATTAGATGGGCAACAACGTCTTACCACCCTTTTTTTATTGCACTATTATTTGGCAGTAAAGGATGAAAAATTTGATTCATTTAAAACAATTTTCCAACAAGAAAACTTATCTAAATTCACTTATAAAACGAGACACAGTTCAAGAAGCTTTTTTGATAATCTTACTTCTAACGGAGAGGTGATTTTAAATGACGATATAATTATTTCCAAATTATTAAAAGACCAAAAATGGTACTTTTATGAATGGGAAAATGACCCTACAGTTGCAGGTGCTCTTACTATGTTGGATGCTATTGAAGAAAAATTCAAAAACTCATCTGGATATTTTGAAAAACTTGTCAATAATAAATTAATCAGTTTTGAATTTCTCAATTTAGACGAATACAATCTTTCTGATGATCTTTATATCAAGATGAATGCTCGAGGTAAATCATTGACTTCTTTCGAGAATTTCAAAGCGAGATTTGAAAGCATTATTGAAAACGTGGATTCTGATTTAAGAAAAGAATTTGTAAATTCTATAGACACTACTTGGTGCGATTTATTTTGGGGGTTATCGAAAGAACATACTCCTGAGAAGCCTGCTGTTGATCAATTATTTTTAAACTATTTTAGTTTCATTACAGGACTTTTATTCAATAAGGATGAAGAGATTGCTTCGAATAATGAGTATGATTTTAATAATTTTGAAATCATAAGCTTAATTTATTCTTCAAAAGAAAATCTTAAATTTTTAATCGATTCGTTGAACTTAATTTCAGCTTCAAAAGATAATGTAAAAGAAATCAATTTATTTTTTGATAATATATTTACTAATGAAGCAGATAAAAATAAGGTCAATATTTTTGAAGAGGAAACTAATTTATTAACTAAACTTTTATTCAGCTTCAGTTCTATTACGCATTTAGATAGATTTTTATTGTACTCAATAATCGAGTTTCATTTAAAATTCGACTATCAAAAACTCACAATCAATAATGAAATTATTGAACTATCAAGATTAGTCAGAAATTTTGTTGTAGATATTAATCAAAAAGGAAATGATAATTCAAGAGATGACGTTGTTCCTAATATTCGTTTCTCTAATTACCCTGAAATTGTTGGTTTTATAGATAAAATCATCAGTGAAAAACCATTTGATCAATTTGATTATAATACATCAAGTTCAAGTTATAGAAAAGAATTTGTTCATAGAGAAATTGCAAAAATTAATTATATTAATCTGAATCCGCAGTTTAGAGAAGCTATCCAGTTGTTAGAGAATCATCCAAACTTAAAGGGAAATTTGTCAAGTTTTGATTTAATACTTCAGAGTAATTTGGATATTACCAACGTAGCAAACAATTTTGTGGAATTATGGAAAACTGTAGAAACAAATGATATTTTAAGATGTTTATTATCTTATGGTGATTATTCCGTTCATGTGGGAAAATGCTATTTTGGAGCTTTACGGTATTTTGGAAATAAAAATAAATGGGAAAGAATTTTTTATGCAAATGATAAACTTCCAACAATCCTTTTGGATTTATTTACCGATATCGAGAGCGTCAAACAAAAAACAGTTAAAACAGCACTTCAAAAACTTAAAAAGAAAGACGTAGATGAGGAATGGAGAAAACTATTTATAAACTATCCTAAAATGTTAATTTCAGACACTAATATTTATTCTTTTAGAGATGAAAAATATTATAAAATCGATGCTTTAGATAAATATACTTTAAGAGGATATCATACAAATTCTTTTGTAAATGCAGTTTTACACGATTCAAAACTTTTATCTAGCAATAAAATAAAAAATAATGGTTGGGAAGTAGACACTAATGAAAGTGTTATTCAGCTTAAGAATTCAGCATATATGACACCTGTTAATGACGGTTGGTTTATTAGTCATAGTACAAAAGACATTATGAACTCTTTAAACGGATTATCTTTTAAAGAACTTGATAAAAAAGGTATTTTAATTACTCCTTCAAAGAAAGAAAACATAATTGAAGTGGCAATTATATTTTTGAATAATTATTACAAATAA
- a CDS encoding DUF262 domain-containing protein: MNKIELKPINDLLGESFYVPSYQRGYRWTETEVNALLNDILEFYTNNKNAVIEPFYCLQPLVVSKKNDQWILIDGQQRLTTIFLILDCLKPLREILGKGTYSIEYETRKNSQSFLKNIDYDKEYDNVDYYHICLARKAIEKWFSEKDGVYKNHILQTLTSPSEAGINVRVIWYEIDNKNAIEIFTRINVGKIPLTNAELIKALFLRKRNFLSKDSSEVLLKQIEIASQWDVIENTLRNDNFWYFIKDNNSQYDTRIEYIFDVIKKKSNSDEELFTFLKYNEEFEMRKNNITEIWKEVMDLFLRFKEWYNYHKLYHLVGYVITTKIISIEKLINKNTNLKKSEFESYIKDKIKKHFEKYDIDSLNYNQHSTTIKHLLLLFNVEYILKNDKSNLRFPFDEYLKNNWDLEHISSINSEMPKEKNAKSWMMAVYEYFIGTKVTGNYEFNDDTTLRLINEIKSLLEQEDFNYGKFEVLFNKVLSYFKEDEIDGDVKDSIGNLCLLDAYTNRAYKNAIFPVKRKWILENEANAMFVPLCTKNVFVKYYSNKFDQVMFWQQNDIEDYQECIKSTLKFYLN, translated from the coding sequence ATGAATAAAATAGAACTAAAACCAATAAATGACTTATTGGGCGAATCTTTTTATGTTCCGTCCTACCAAAGAGGATATCGCTGGACAGAAACAGAAGTCAATGCACTTTTAAATGATATTTTAGAATTTTATACCAATAATAAAAATGCAGTTATAGAGCCTTTCTATTGTTTACAACCTTTGGTTGTTTCTAAAAAGAATGACCAATGGATTTTGATTGACGGACAGCAAAGATTAACTACGATTTTTTTAATATTAGATTGTTTAAAGCCGTTAAGAGAAATACTGGGGAAAGGAACATATTCTATCGAATATGAAACTCGAAAGAATAGTCAATCATTTCTGAAAAATATAGATTATGATAAAGAATATGACAATGTCGATTATTATCATATTTGTTTAGCCCGTAAAGCCATCGAAAAGTGGTTTTCAGAAAAAGATGGAGTTTATAAAAATCATATACTCCAAACCCTTACATCTCCATCAGAAGCAGGAATAAATGTACGAGTTATATGGTATGAAATAGATAATAAGAATGCTATTGAAATATTTACTAGAATAAATGTAGGCAAAATCCCACTCACAAATGCTGAGTTGATAAAAGCACTTTTTTTGAGAAAGCGTAATTTCCTTAGCAAAGATTCTAGCGAAGTTTTATTGAAACAAATTGAGATTGCCTCGCAATGGGATGTTATTGAAAATACGCTTCGAAACGATAATTTTTGGTATTTTATAAAGGACAATAATTCTCAGTATGATACACGTATAGAATACATCTTTGATGTAATAAAAAAGAAATCAAACTCTGATGAGGAATTGTTTACCTTCCTAAAATACAATGAAGAATTTGAAATGAGAAAAAATAATATTACAGAAATCTGGAAGGAAGTAATGGACTTGTTTTTACGTTTCAAAGAATGGTATAATTATCATAAACTTTATCACTTAGTGGGTTACGTTATAACCACAAAGATTATTTCAATTGAAAAATTAATCAATAAAAACACTAATTTGAAAAAGTCAGAATTTGAAAGTTATATAAAAGATAAGATTAAGAAACATTTCGAAAAGTATGACATTGATAGCTTAAATTATAATCAACATTCCACTACAATTAAACATCTACTGCTATTGTTCAATGTTGAGTATATTTTAAAGAATGATAAATCCAACCTGCGTTTTCCTTTTGATGAATATTTGAAAAATAATTGGGATTTAGAACATATCAGCTCTATCAATTCAGAGATGCCAAAGGAGAAGAATGCAAAATCTTGGATGATGGCTGTGTATGAATATTTTATTGGTACAAAGGTAACAGGCAATTACGAATTTAATGATGATACAACTTTAAGACTAATTAATGAAATCAAATCTTTACTTGAACAAGAAGATTTTAATTATGGAAAGTTTGAGGTGTTATTCAATAAAGTTTTGTCTTATTTCAAAGAAGATGAAATAGATGGAGATGTGAAAGACAGTATTGGGAATCTTTGTTTACTAGATGCTTATACCAATAGAGCCTATAAAAATGCAATATTTCCAGTTAAAAGAAAATGGATTTTAGAAAATGAAGCAAATGCTATGTTTGTTCCTTTATGTACAAAAAATGTTTTTGTGAAATACTATTCCAACAAGTTTGACCAAGTTATGTTTTGGCAACAGAATGATATAGAAGATTATCAAGAATGTATAAAATCAACATTGAAATTTTACCTTAATTAA
- a CDS encoding type I restriction endonuclease subunit R: MSSQPEYILEQKLVEQLQQLGHKKVTICNEADLIKNLKTQLKIHNKKQFSNKEFEKILNHLAKGNVFEKAKILRDRFQFTKDDGTSEWIEFINQESWCQNQFQVTNQIAQEGDYKNRYDVTILVNGLPLVQIELKRRGLEMKEAFNQINRYHHQSFNSGKGLFNYVQLFVISNGVNTKYYSNNAKQSFKQTFFWSDEHNNNITQLEDFAQAFLEPCHIAKMITKYIVLNQTYKILMVLRPYQYYAVEKIVERVRNTDNNGFIWHTTGSGKTLTSFKASQILKEIPKVEKVVFVVDRKDLDYQTQKEFDAFEKDSVDATENTAHLVKQLSDNTKLIVTTLQKLNTAITKEKHGRKIDRLKDKRVVFIFDECHRSQFGETHQNIKKYFQKAQMIGFTGTPISEVNSVGKINGISATTNMLFKECLHKYVITDAIRDENVLKFSVEYVGRYKEKEGSNTYIDMEVEAIDTQELLASPKRLEKITDYIITEHDRKTHQKTFNAMFCVSSIDVLQKYYDLFQKKKEEGKHDLKIATIFSYGANEENNDADGNYQEEEEVFGMVAEPRAEYGFNHSRNILDRYIRHYNEMFGTNFSTKDSQTFYNYYNDIAKRVRNKEVDLIIVVNMFLTGFDSPQLNTLFVDKNLKYHGLIQAFSRTNRIIGEKKSQGNIVCFRNLKSATDDAVTLFSNKEAIQEIIIQPIENYIELFTNSLEKLKLVAPEIQSVDSYQTEQEKFEFVTAFRELMRILNVLKSFTDFDFDQLEMTEFEFDGYKSKYLDIWTGIKGKKEGGDKVSILDDVDFELELIHRDEINVSYILSLLANIADIKGTKREAKIKEIREILSGDAQLRSKKELIEKFIDENLPHIPDGDAVSDEFDNFWNKERTDAFEKIAEEESLNKEKFQETIDSFLFTSKIPKMSDALKLLEIKPKLTERNNIGKRIIQKVQDFVDVFIDGVAS, from the coding sequence ATGTCAAGTCAGCCGGAATATATTTTAGAGCAGAAATTAGTAGAACAATTACAACAGTTAGGTCACAAAAAAGTTACGATATGTAATGAGGCAGATCTTATTAAAAACCTAAAAACCCAGCTCAAAATTCATAATAAAAAACAATTTTCCAATAAAGAATTCGAGAAGATATTAAATCATCTTGCTAAAGGAAATGTTTTTGAAAAAGCTAAAATATTGCGTGACCGATTTCAGTTTACCAAAGATGATGGAACATCGGAATGGATTGAATTCATCAATCAGGAAAGCTGGTGTCAGAATCAATTCCAAGTCACAAATCAAATTGCTCAGGAAGGAGATTATAAAAACCGTTACGATGTCACGATTCTTGTCAACGGTTTACCTTTGGTTCAGATAGAGCTCAAACGCCGTGGTTTGGAAATGAAAGAGGCTTTCAATCAAATCAACCGTTATCATCATCAGTCATTTAATTCGGGAAAAGGTTTATTCAACTACGTTCAGTTGTTTGTCATTAGTAACGGGGTCAATACAAAGTATTATTCCAATAACGCCAAGCAGAGTTTTAAACAAACTTTCTTCTGGTCAGACGAGCACAATAATAATATCACACAACTTGAAGATTTTGCACAGGCATTTTTAGAGCCTTGTCACATTGCCAAAATGATTACGAAATATATCGTGCTGAATCAAACGTATAAAATTTTAATGGTTCTTCGACCGTACCAATATTATGCGGTAGAAAAAATTGTTGAAAGGGTTAGAAACACCGATAACAATGGATTTATTTGGCATACAACAGGCTCAGGGAAAACATTAACTTCTTTCAAAGCAAGTCAGATTTTGAAAGAAATTCCTAAAGTGGAAAAAGTTGTTTTCGTGGTAGACAGGAAAGATTTGGATTATCAGACGCAAAAAGAATTTGATGCTTTTGAAAAAGACAGCGTAGATGCTACAGAAAACACCGCACATCTTGTAAAACAACTTTCTGATAATACAAAACTCATTGTAACAACTTTACAAAAGCTGAATACCGCCATTACAAAAGAAAAGCACGGTAGAAAAATAGACCGTTTAAAAGACAAAAGAGTGGTATTCATTTTTGATGAGTGTCATAGAAGTCAGTTCGGAGAAACGCATCAAAATATTAAGAAATATTTCCAAAAAGCGCAAATGATTGGCTTTACCGGAACGCCAATTTCGGAAGTGAATTCGGTTGGAAAAATAAATGGAATTTCTGCCACTACAAATATGCTTTTCAAAGAATGTTTGCATAAATACGTCATTACAGATGCTATCAGAGATGAAAATGTTTTGAAATTCTCTGTAGAATATGTCGGCAGATACAAAGAAAAGGAAGGTAGTAATACTTACATAGATATGGAAGTTGAAGCTATTGATACTCAAGAATTACTAGCAAGTCCAAAGCGTCTGGAGAAAATCACCGATTACATTATAACCGAACATGATAGAAAAACCCATCAGAAAACATTCAATGCTATGTTCTGTGTGAGTAGCATAGATGTTTTGCAGAAATATTATGATCTTTTCCAAAAGAAGAAAGAAGAGGGAAAACACGATCTGAAAATTGCAACCATCTTCAGTTATGGAGCTAATGAAGAGAATAATGATGCAGACGGAAATTATCAGGAAGAAGAGGAGGTGTTTGGAATGGTTGCAGAACCTCGGGCAGAATACGGTTTTAATCACAGCCGAAATATTTTAGACAGGTATATTCGTCATTACAACGAAATGTTCGGAACTAATTTTTCTACTAAAGACAGTCAGACTTTTTATAACTATTACAACGATATTGCGAAAAGAGTAAGAAACAAAGAAGTTGATTTGATTATTGTAGTCAATATGTTTTTGACAGGATTTGACAGTCCGCAATTGAATACTTTGTTCGTAGATAAAAACCTGAAATACCACGGATTGATTCAGGCATTTTCAAGAACCAACAGAATTATCGGAGAGAAAAAATCGCAAGGAAATATCGTTTGTTTTCGCAATTTAAAATCTGCGACAGATGATGCCGTGACTTTATTTTCTAATAAAGAAGCCATACAGGAAATAATCATCCAACCCATTGAAAATTATATTGAACTTTTCACAAATTCTTTAGAAAAACTGAAACTGGTTGCACCCGAAATTCAAAGTGTAGACTCATACCAAACCGAACAGGAAAAGTTTGAATTTGTTACAGCGTTCCGAGAATTGATGCGTATTCTGAATGTTTTAAAATCCTTTACAGATTTTGATTTTGACCAATTGGAGATGACAGAATTTGAATTTGATGGATATAAAAGTAAATATCTTGATATCTGGACTGGAATTAAGGGAAAGAAAGAAGGTGGTGACAAAGTCAGCATTTTAGATGATGTTGATTTTGAATTAGAGCTCATCCACCGTGATGAAATCAATGTGAGCTATATACTTTCACTATTAGCAAATATTGCAGATATAAAAGGAACTAAACGGGAAGCCAAAATAAAAGAAATCCGCGAAATCCTATCCGGCGACGCCCAATTAAGAAGCAAAAAAGAACTGATTGAAAAATTCATAGACGAGAACTTGCCACATATTCCGGACGGCGATGCTGTAAGTGATGAATTTGATAATTTCTGGAACAAAGAAAGAACTGATGCCTTCGAAAAAATTGCCGAAGAAGAATCCCTGAACAAAGAAAAATTTCAAGAAACGATTGACAGCTTTCTTTTCACTTCCAAAATACCCAAAATGAGTGATGCCTTAAAACTCTTAGAAATAAAACCAAAACTGACGGAACGAAATAATATTGGAAAAAGAATTATCCAAAAAGTTCAGGATTTTGTGGATGTGTTTATTGATGGGGTGGCTTCGTAA
- a CDS encoding tyrosine-type recombinase/integrase produces MTTQKTFAQIVELWKKDKQLYVKKSSFSAYVLLLENHLLPKFAEVNSIEEEEVQKFVFQKLEQGLSQKSIKDVLIVLKMVMKFGAKYKWIQYTPFDIQYPTVRENQSIEVLTRTHQKKVMNYIQEHFTFRNLGVYICLCSGMRIGEICALTWEDIDTDNGIINIRKTIQRIYIIEDGKRRTELLLDTPKTKNSIREVPMSRDLLRMLKPFKKIVNPLFFVLTNDSKPTEPRTYRSYYKNLMKQLEIPEIKFHGLRHSFATRCIESKCDYKTVSVLLGHSNISTTLNLYVHPNLEQKKKAIDQMFKALK; encoded by the coding sequence ATGACGACACAAAAAACATTTGCTCAAATCGTGGAACTATGGAAAAAAGACAAACAACTTTATGTGAAAAAGTCTAGCTTTTCAGCTTACGTCCTTTTGCTGGAAAACCATTTGTTACCCAAATTTGCGGAAGTTAATAGTATAGAAGAAGAGGAAGTTCAGAAATTTGTTTTTCAAAAATTGGAACAGGGATTGAGCCAGAAAAGCATCAAAGATGTTCTCATCGTTTTGAAAATGGTAATGAAATTTGGGGCAAAATATAAATGGATTCAATACACTCCATTTGACATCCAATATCCAACAGTTCGGGAAAATCAGAGTATTGAAGTTCTGACCAGAACCCATCAGAAAAAAGTGATGAACTATATTCAGGAGCATTTTACATTCCGGAATCTGGGGGTTTATATTTGTCTTTGTTCTGGAATGCGGATTGGCGAAATCTGCGCACTCACTTGGGAAGATATTGATACGGATAACGGGATTATCAACATTAGAAAAACCATTCAGCGAATCTACATTATCGAAGATGGAAAACGCAGAACAGAATTGCTTCTCGATACACCAAAAACCAAGAACTCAATTCGAGAAGTTCCAATGAGCAGAGACCTTTTGCGAATGTTGAAGCCTTTTAAAAAGATTGTGAATCCTTTGTTTTTTGTTTTAACAAATGATTCTAAACCTACTGAGCCAAGAACTTACCGGAGCTATTATAAAAATCTGATGAAACAACTGGAAATTCCGGAAATTAAATTTCACGGATTGCGTCATAGTTTTGCTACCCGATGTATTGAAAGCAAATGTGATTATAAAACTGTGAGTGTCCTGCTGGGTCATTCCAATATCAGTACAACATTGAATCTTTATGTCCACCCAAATCTGGAACAAAAGAAAAAAGCGATTGACCAGATGTTTAAAGCACTAAAATAG